The Aureitalea marina genome includes a window with the following:
- a CDS encoding T6SS phospholipase effector Tle1-like catalytic domain-containing protein, whose amino-acid sequence MAVIFSLMLCSCNTRNAVSHIPKLEEDKPRKLLVFLDGTSNNEESHTNISKLYNLVTLQDKPAMNAIYLRGVGNGADVVGMAFGSGIRKEVCKAYLFLAETYDQDRGDEIYLFGFSRGAYAARMLAGFIHSAGLVDLKQIEKSDRQDFVRKMFDAHKGQKSLDQRRADVRKVSGQDAALQEVKIEFMGLWDTVASLGLPDYDDNYYVPETKFLDQLCNVKRASQALSLNDNRGSVFTPALLTHGILVENCKEVNLDEVVNEVWFFGAHSDVGGGYFNSYLSGVSLNWMIREIEEFDLLPPNTSVYEDRFGETNDPRKGFSKLIYTDKSRKLVYFASRDGFRDEKLKIHRSVLERLEYRVKTNEINLLAFFGDCFFLNTKGGYTYKQDAACFEVVE is encoded by the coding sequence ATGGCGGTCATATTCAGTTTGATGTTATGCTCGTGCAATACTCGCAATGCCGTTTCCCACATTCCTAAATTGGAAGAAGACAAGCCTAGGAAATTGCTTGTTTTTCTGGATGGGACGAGCAACAACGAAGAGAGCCACACCAATATTTCCAAGCTATACAACTTGGTGACCTTGCAGGACAAACCTGCCATGAATGCCATTTATTTAAGAGGTGTTGGCAACGGAGCAGATGTGGTCGGGATGGCATTCGGATCTGGTATTCGGAAAGAAGTGTGCAAGGCCTATTTGTTTCTAGCCGAGACTTATGACCAGGATAGGGGAGATGAGATCTATCTCTTTGGGTTTAGCCGAGGTGCATATGCTGCGAGAATGTTGGCCGGTTTTATTCACTCTGCCGGACTGGTAGATCTCAAGCAAATCGAAAAGTCCGATAGGCAAGACTTCGTGCGAAAAATGTTCGATGCCCATAAAGGACAAAAATCCTTGGATCAGAGGCGGGCCGATGTTCGGAAGGTGAGTGGTCAGGATGCAGCTCTGCAGGAAGTCAAGATCGAATTCATGGGCCTATGGGATACAGTTGCCTCTCTGGGTTTACCTGATTACGATGACAATTATTATGTGCCTGAGACCAAATTCCTGGACCAGCTTTGCAATGTGAAAAGAGCTTCCCAGGCCCTTTCCCTCAATGATAATAGAGGCTCGGTTTTTACACCGGCCTTACTTACCCATGGTATTCTTGTAGAGAACTGCAAAGAAGTAAACTTGGATGAGGTGGTCAATGAGGTCTGGTTCTTTGGAGCCCATTCTGATGTTGGAGGTGGCTACTTTAACTCCTATCTCAGCGGAGTTTCTCTCAATTGGATGATTCGGGAAATTGAAGAATTTGACCTGTTGCCTCCAAATACATCAGTATACGAAGATCGTTTTGGTGAGACCAACGATCCTCGAAAGGGCTTTTCTAAACTCATATATACCGATAAGAGCAGAAAGTTGGTCTATTTTGCTTCCAGAGATGGATTTCGGGATGAAAAGTTAAAGATCCATCGGTCCGTCCTGGAGCGCCTGGAGTATAGGGTAAAGACCAACGAGATCAACTTGCTGGCCTTCTTTGGGGATTGTTTCTTTCTTAATACCAAAGGAGGCTATACCTATAAACAGGATGCCGCTTGTTTTGAGGTAGTGGAGTGA
- a CDS encoding T9SS type A sorting domain-containing protein, whose protein sequence is MKTIIPTIACLLFLTQVEAQTTFDLDWQQGVNGANASFTIEIDDTVRWTWANGSPHSVTSLGGSTETFDSGIISGQNTEFSWQFTQEGENPYQCDVHAGSMFGTISVVPKLSVQDKFQQNVKFYPNPVIEELTIASLYRLDSYEIYDISGKKVGWGTGEGTYTQLNVSYLDAGVYFMRVYSDDLKATIRLIKR, encoded by the coding sequence ATGAAAACTATTATTCCAACAATTGCATGCCTTTTGTTTCTTACGCAGGTTGAAGCTCAAACCACATTTGATCTAGATTGGCAGCAGGGTGTCAATGGCGCCAATGCCAGTTTTACCATTGAGATCGATGATACGGTGCGCTGGACCTGGGCAAATGGATCCCCACATTCCGTGACCAGTCTTGGAGGATCTACCGAGACTTTTGACAGTGGCATTATCTCGGGCCAGAATACCGAATTTTCATGGCAGTTTACACAGGAAGGTGAGAATCCTTATCAGTGCGATGTTCACGCTGGCAGTATGTTTGGAACTATTTCGGTCGTGCCGAAATTGTCCGTACAAGATAAGTTTCAGCAAAACGTAAAATTCTATCCCAATCCGGTTATAGAGGAACTCACAATTGCTTCCCTCTACCGTTTAGACTCCTACGAGATCTATGATATTTCCGGAAAGAAAGTTGGCTGGGGTACAGGAGAAGGTACTTACACCCAATTAAATGTGTCTTATTTGGATGCGGGTGTGTATTTCATGCGCGTCTATTCCGATGATTTAAAGGCGACGATACGTTTGATTAAGCGGTAG
- a CDS encoding type III pantothenate kinase, which produces MQLILDVGNTRIKWALFRQRELIEQWDCSPEQFRSILSDTRKKYPEVNRILVASTGQLDSKQVKVLNSWHKPHWLSHQSVLPFENNYLTPESLGLDRIGLMAAAALHHSDKNVLVVDAGTCVTYDLLYANNVYTGGVISPGLSMRYRSMHRFTAKLPLLDPELPDLDGGGSTAQSMHLGAVKGLLLEIDGFIDHYRREVHDLMVILTGGDADFLRDNLKNDIFAHSNFLLEGLNYLLELNSD; this is translated from the coding sequence ATGCAATTAATCCTCGATGTAGGAAATACCCGAATCAAGTGGGCACTGTTTCGGCAGAGGGAGTTGATAGAACAATGGGATTGCAGCCCTGAGCAATTCAGATCGATCCTTAGCGATACCCGAAAGAAATACCCGGAGGTCAATCGAATTCTGGTTGCTTCGACCGGGCAACTGGATTCTAAACAAGTCAAAGTACTCAACAGCTGGCATAAACCACATTGGTTATCACACCAGTCTGTTCTGCCCTTTGAGAACAACTATCTCACACCGGAAAGTTTAGGATTAGATCGTATAGGATTAATGGCTGCCGCTGCTTTACATCATTCGGACAAGAATGTCCTTGTAGTGGATGCCGGAACTTGTGTTACTTACGATCTTCTGTATGCGAACAATGTGTATACGGGAGGGGTGATATCACCGGGCTTGTCCATGCGCTATCGGTCCATGCACCGGTTCACCGCTAAACTCCCCTTGTTGGACCCTGAGCTTCCTGACTTGGACGGTGGAGGCAGTACAGCCCAATCCATGCATTTGGGTGCAGTGAAGGGGTTATTGCTGGAGATAGATGGCTTCATTGACCATTATCGGCGCGAAGTCCATGATTTAATGGTGATTTTAACAGGCGGAGATGCCGATTTTTTGCGAGACAACTTAAAAAATGACATCTTTGCGCACTCCAATTTTTTGTTGGAAGGTCTTAACTATTTACTCGAACTCAATTCCGATTAA